A genomic window from Populus nigra chromosome 7, ddPopNigr1.1, whole genome shotgun sequence includes:
- the LOC133700222 gene encoding protein DETOXIFICATION 3-like: MEEAPLPNTEERTRASTTFVEELKKVTYIAAPMVVVTVSLHLLQVVSVMMAGHLGELSLSGVSIGGSFAGVTGFSLLFGLAGGLETLCGQAYGAGQYQKFGTYTYCAIISLLPICVPISTLWIFMDRILIAIGQDPEISTVACRYATCLIPALFAYAVLQSLLRYYQSQGLILPMLFSTCATLCFHIPLCWALIFKWELGSTGAALAIDVSYWLNVVFLALYMGFSSSCKKTRVIYWNHIFSSIKEFFRFALPSAVMVCLEWWTFELLILLAGLLPDSQLETSVLSICLATTSLHFYALSGIAAAGSAQVSNHLGAGNHKAAQVVVRAVLSISLVEAVIVSTNIFCFRHVFGYAFSNEKVVVDYVTEVAPLLCLSVIVDSLQTVLSGIARGCGWQHIGASINLGAYYFAGIPVAILLCFIFHLRGKGLWIGVLTGSTVQATLPGLITSLTNWKKQATKARERMLDGTASADNGLP, encoded by the exons ATGGAAGAGGCACCGCTGCCCAATACTGAAGAGAGGACACGGGCTTCTACTACCTTTGTGGAAGAGCTAAAGAAGGTGACCTACATTGCAGCTCCAATGGTGGTGGTGACGGTGTCACTACACTTGTTGCAGGTTGTGTCAGTAATGATGGCAGGGCATCTTGGTGAATTGTCTCTCTCTGGGGTCTCTATCGGTGGATCTTTTGCTGGGGTCACTGGCTTTAGTCTCCTA TTTGGATTGGCAGGAGGCTTGGAAACTCTATGTGGACAAGCTTATGGAGCAGGGCAATACCAAAAGTTTGGAACTTATACATACTGTGCAATAATATCTCTCCTTCCAATATGTGTCCCTATATCTACGCTTTGGATATTCATGGACAGGATATTGATAGCAATAGGCCAAGACCCTGAAATCTCAACGGTAGCCTGCCGATATGCTACCTGCCTCATTCCTGCGTTATTTGCCTATGCTGTTCTTCAGTCGCTGCTTCGCTACTACCAGTCTCAGGGCTTGATTCTACCAATGCTTTTCAGCACTTGTGCAACTTTATGTTTCCATATACCTCTTTGCTGGGCTCTAATATTTAAATGGGAACTAGGAAGTACTGGAGCAGCATTGGCCATTGATGTGTCTTACTGGTTAAATGTGGTATTCCTTGCACTTTATATGGGGTTCTCTTCATCCTGCAAAAAGACCCGTGTCATCTACTGGAATCATATTTTCTCTAGCATTAAGGAGTTCTTTCGCTTCGCTCTCCCTTCTGCTGTAATGGTTTG TCTTGAATGGTGGACCTTTGAGCTACTTATATTGCTGGCTGGACTTCTGCCAGATTCACAGCTTGAAACATCTGTTCTTTCTATCTG CCTAGCAACAACGTCATTGCACTTCTATGCACTATCTGGGATCGCAGCTGCTGGGAG TGCTCAGGTTTCAAATCATCTAGGAGCTGGAAATCATAAGGCAGCTCAAGTGGTTGTCCGTGCAGTACTGAGTATTTCGCTCGTAGAGGCAGTTATTGTGAGCACAAATATCTTCTGCTTCCGCCATGTTTTTGGATACGCTTTCAGCAATGAAAAGGTGGTTGTCGACTATGTAACTGAAGTGGCTCCCCTGCTTTGTCTCTCAGTTATTGTGGATAGCTTACAAACAGTACTCTCCG GAATTGCTAGAGGATGTGGATGGCAGCACATAGGAGCCTCTATTAACCTTGGGGCATACTATTTTGCTGGAATCCCAGTAGCTATTCTACTGTGCTTCATTTTCCATCTTAGAGGGAAAGGCCTTTGGATTGGGGTGCTGACTGGGAGTACTGTGCAAGCAACATTACCTGGTCTCATAACTAGTTTGACAAATTGGAAAAAACAG GCAACCAAGGCTAGGGAGAGGATGCTTGATGGGACAGCTTCGGCTGATAATGGATTACCTTGA
- the LOC133698219 gene encoding protein DETOXIFICATION 14-like, translating to MEGEGKREERKWAITWEGFVQELRKAGCIAAPMVAVSVLQYLLQVVSVIFVGHLGALALSSAAIATSITNVTGFSLLSGMAGGLETLAGQAYGAKQYQKLGTYTYSAIISLIIMCPPICVLWIFMGKLLPLLGQDTLISQEACKYSMWLIPALFGGAVLKPLTRYLQTQSVILPMLITSSSILCFHTISCWILVYKLQLGQKGAAIAFSLSTWLNVILLGLYVKLSSACEKTRAPLSREALYGIREFFQLGVPSAIMVCLKWWSMELLILLSGLFKNPKLETSVLSICLTISTLHFTIPYGFGAAASTRLSNELGAGNPQLARMAVLVALFLAVTESVIVSSGLFLSRQVLGYAYSNDRQVVRYISVMTPLICLSFIMDSLQAVLSGVARGSGWQKIGAYINLGSFYLVGLPLAAVLGFVAHLRGKGLWIGILAGSFAQSVLLSIVTACTDWNKQVAKARERVFERRSSMEDEEK from the exons ATGGAAGGAGAGGGAAAGAGGGAGGAGAGAAAATGGGCGATAACGTGGGAAGGATTTGTTCAAGAGCTAAGGAAGGCAGGCTGTATAGCAGCTCCAATGGTGGCCGTGTCAGTATTGCAGTATCTCCTACAAGTTGTGTCTGTGATATTTGTAGGGCACCTTGGTGCACTTGCACTCTCTAGTGCCGCCATTGCCACTTCTATTACCAATGTTACAGGGTTTAGCCTTCTT TCAGGAATGGCAGGTGGACTGGAAACTCTAGCAGGCCAAGCATATGGAGCTAAACAATATCAAAAGCTTGGAACCTATACTTACAGTGCAATCATCTCTCTAATAATCATGTGCCCTCCAATTTGTGTCCTGTGGATCTTCATGGGCAAACTACTACCTCTACTAGGCCAAGACACTTTAATCTCACAAGAGGCCTGCAAGTACTCAATGTGGCTAATCCCTGCATTATTTGGGGGTGCAGTTCTTAAGCCTTTGACTAGATATCTTCAGACACAAAGTGTGATTCTACCAATGCTCATAACCTCATCATCCATCCTATGTTTTCACACCATTTCATGCTGGATTCTTGTGTACAAACTGCAATTAGGACAAAAGGGAGCAGCTATAGCCTTCAGTTTATCAACTTGGTTGAATGTGATATTGCTAGGCCTGTATGTAAAGTTATCCTCAGCATGTGAAAAAACTAGAGCTCCATTGTCAAGAGAAGCACTTTATGGTATCAGAGAATTCTTTCAGCTCGGTGTCCCTTCTGCTATTATGGTTTG TCTTAAATGGTGGTCAATGGAGTTGCTGATTTTGCTTTCTGGTCTTTTCAAAAATCCAAAACTGGAGACTTCAGTGCTTTCTATATG CCTCACAATCTCTACATTGCACTTCACTATACCATATGGATTTGGAGCTGCTGCAAG CACACGACTTTCGAATGAACTAGGAGCTGGGAATCCTCAATTAGCTAGGATGGCAGTTCTGGTTGCCTTGTTTCTTGCTGTCACAGAGTCAGTCATTGTGAGCTCAGGGCTCTTCCTTTCCCGGCAAGTTTTGGGATATGCTTACAGCAATGACAGGCAGGTTGTGCGTTATATTTCAGTCATGACTCCCCTGATTTGTCTCTCATTTATCATGGACAGCTTACAAGCTGTCCTTTCTG GTGTGGCTAGAGGAAGTGGATGGCAGAAAATAGGGGCATATATCAATCTTGGTTCATTTTATCTGGTTGGACTTCCATTGGCTGCTGTGCTTGGTTTTGTAGCTCATTTAAGAGGAAAAGGCCTTTGGATTGGAATATTAGCTGGGTCCTTTGCGCAATCAGTTCTTCTTTCTATCGTTACTGCTTGTACAGATTGGAACAAACAG GTAGCAAAGGCAAGGGAGAGGGTATTTGAGAGAAGATCTTCAATGGAGGATGAGGAAAAATAG
- the LOC133699221 gene encoding 2-hydroxyacyl-CoA lyase gives MAESNSQTTSQTLIDGNTLAAKSLVAYGITHMFGVVGIPVTSFANRAVAAGIRFIAFHNEQSAGYAASAYGYLTGRPGILLTVSGPGCVHGLAGLSNAMINTWPMVLISGSCDQNDVGRGDFQELNQIEAAKPFSKHLGKAKDIKEIPKCFFEALDSAVLGRPGGCYLDLPTDVLHQTISESEADSLIKYAADVSEIEKGAKKITTASLEVERAVDLLRNAERPLIVFGKGAAYARAENELKRLVESTGIPFLPTPMGKGLLPDTHELAASAARSLAIGKCDVALVVGARLNWLLHFGEPPKWSKDVKFILVDVSEEEIELRKPHLGLVGDAKKVLELVNKEIKEDPFCLGKNHPWLEAISKKARDNVSRMEAQLAKDVVPFNFLTPMRIIRNAILEVGSPAPVLVSEGANTMDVGRAVLVQTEPRTRLDAGTWGTMGVGLGYCIAAAVAEPHRLVVAVEGDSGFGFSAMEVETLVRYQLPVVVIVFNNGGVYGGDRRNPEEITGPFKDDPAPTSFVPGAAYHVLIEAFGGKGYLVGTPDELKSALSESFTARKPAVINVTIDPYAGAESGRMQHKN, from the exons ATGGCAGAATCCAATTCCCAAACCACCTCACAAACCCTCATCGACGGCAACACCCTCGCCGCCAAATCTCTCGTCGCCTACGGCATAACCCATATGTTTGGCGTCGTGGGTATTCCAGTAACCTCCTTTGCCAATCGTGCTGTGGCCGCTGGAATCCGTTTCATTGCCTTTCACAACGAGCAATCTGCTGGGTACGCTGCCTCTGCGTACGGTTACCTCACCGGCCGGCCTGGGATTCTCCTAACAGTCTCTGGGCCGGGTTGCGTTCATGGGCTTGCTGGATTGTCCAATGCCATGATTAATACATGGCCTATGGTCTTGATCTCGGGTTCTTGCGATCAAAACGATGTTGGTAGAGGTGATTTTCAAGAACTTAACCAAATTGAAGCTGCAAAACCGTTTTCCAAACATTTAGGTAAAGCTAAAGACATTAAAGAAATACCTAAATGTTTTTTCGAAGCGCTTGATTCTGCTGTTTTGGGCCGGCCTGGTGGGTGTTACTTAGATCTTCCAACTGATGTTTTGCATCAGACAATATCGGAATCCGAGGCGGATAGTTTGATAAAATATGCTGCGGATGTTTCAGAAATTGAAAAGGGTGCGAAAAAGATTACTACTGCAAGTTTGGAAGTTGAAAGGGCGGTGGATTTGCTTAGAAATGCTGAAAGGCCATTGATTGTGTTTGGAAAAGGTGCTGCTTATGCCCGTGCGGAGAATGAGTTGAAGAGATTAGTGGAAAGTACTGGGATTCCGTTTTTGCCAACCCCTATGGGAAAAGGGTTGTTGCCTGATACACATGAACTTGCTGCTAGTGCCGCGAGGTCACTTGCTATTGGGAAATGCGATGTTGCGCTTGTGGTTGGCGCGAGGCTTAATTGGTTGTTGCATTTCGGGGAACCGCCAAAGTGGTCTAAGGATGTGAAGTTTATTTTGGTTGATGTTAGCGAGGAGGAGATTGAGTTGAGGAAGCCACATTTGGGCTTAGTTGGAGATGCAAAAAAGGTGTTGGAATTGGTAAATAAGGAGATCAAGGAGGATCCTTTTTGTTTGGGGAAGAATCATCCGTGGTTGGAGGCGATTTCAAAGAAGGCTAGGGACAATGTGTCGAGAATGGAGGCACAGCTGGCTAAGGATGTTGTGCCGTTTAATTTTTTGACGCCAATGAGGATTATTAGAAATGCGATCTTAGAAGTGGGGAGTCCTGCACCGGTATTGGTTTCAGAGGGGGCGAATACAATGGATGTTGGCAGGGCTGTTTTGGTTCAGACCGAGCCAAGGACGAGGTTGGATGCTGGAACTTGGGGGACTATGGGTGTTGGTTTGGGTTATTGCATTGCCGCTGCAGTTGCTGAGCCTCATCGCCTTGTGGTTGCAGTTGAGGGCGACTCTGGATTTGGGTTCAGTGCGATGGAAGTTGAG ACATTGGTTCGTTACCAGCTGCCCGTGGTCGTGATAGTTTTTAACAATGGTGGTGTTTATGGTGGTGATCGGAGGAACCCTGAAGAAATTACAGGGCCTTTTAAAGACGATCCAGCACCCACTTCTTTTGTCCCTGGTGCTGCTTATCACGTTTTAATTGAAGCTTTCGGGGGGAAGGGTTATCTTGTCGGGACACCTGATGAACTCAAGTCTGCCCTTTCCGAATCCTTCACTGCAAGAAAGCCAGCTGTAATAAATGTCACCATCGACCCTTATGCTGGTGCGGAAAGTGGTAGGATGCAGCACAAAAACTGA
- the LOC133698825 gene encoding lisH domain-containing protein C1711.05-like isoform X1 codes for MIKRRFFKSEHGEKDEASSDSSSSSSDSEAGATEQSEDDVVADPEENSESEDDGAVAEPKEESESEASSSSSSGYESEDSSANVIDGYSSDDETADDRETCTGIEILKKQSNATADEESLPDDIPDCILKCKSVYKCRICPRIICLTEETMRAHLSSKRHARSEKLMKENRLKVMLNSDGEIENLDEETHAERHARTVALAQAKSTKKNKGRQRQRKRIKKRKEGNAASMEKTTSKTKSPPKKRRKNEK; via the exons atgataaagagGAGATTTTTTAAATCAGAGCATGGAGAGAAGGATGAAGCTTCCTCtgattcatcatcatcttcctcgGATTCTGAAGCTGGCGCTACTGAACAATCAGAGGATGATGTGGTTGCTGACCCAGAAGAAAACAGTGAATCTGAGGATGATGGTGCAGTTGCTGAGCCAAAAGAGGAAAGCGAGTCGGAggcttcatcatcatcatcatcag GTTATGAGAGTGAGGATAGCTCAGCAAATGTGATTGATGGTTATTCATCAG ATGATGAAACTGCAGATGACAGAGAAACCTGTACTGGCATTGAAATACTCAAGAAGCAATCTAATGCCACAGCTGATGAGGAATCATTACCAGATGATATTCCAGATTGTATATTAAAGTGCAAATCAGTTTATAAGTGCAGGATCTGCCCTCGAATTATCTGTTTGACTGAGGAGACTATGAGGGCCCATCTTAGCTCTAAG AGACATGCTCGATCTGAGAAATTGATGAAGGAAAATAGGCTGAAGGTAATGCTTAACAGTGATGGGGAAATTGAGAACTTGGACGAGGAGACACATGCAGAGAGACATGCTCGAACTGTAGCTCTTGCACAG GCTAAAtcgacaaagaaaaataaagggcGGCAGCGGcaaaggaagagaataaaaaagagg AAAGAGGGGAACGCTGCAAGCATGGAGAAaacaacatcaaaaacaaaaagtcCTCCCAAGAAAAGGCGTAAAAATGAGAAGTGA
- the LOC133698825 gene encoding lisH domain-containing protein C1711.05-like isoform X2, with protein sequence MIKRRFFKSEHGEKDEASSDSSSSSSDSEAGATEQSEDDVVADPEENSESEDDGAVAEPKEESESEASSSSSSGYESEDSSANVIDGYSSDDRETCTGIEILKKQSNATADEESLPDDIPDCILKCKSVYKCRICPRIICLTEETMRAHLSSKRHARSEKLMKENRLKVMLNSDGEIENLDEETHAERHARTVALAQAKSTKKNKGRQRQRKRIKKRKEGNAASMEKTTSKTKSPPKKRRKNEK encoded by the exons atgataaagagGAGATTTTTTAAATCAGAGCATGGAGAGAAGGATGAAGCTTCCTCtgattcatcatcatcttcctcgGATTCTGAAGCTGGCGCTACTGAACAATCAGAGGATGATGTGGTTGCTGACCCAGAAGAAAACAGTGAATCTGAGGATGATGGTGCAGTTGCTGAGCCAAAAGAGGAAAGCGAGTCGGAggcttcatcatcatcatcatcag GTTATGAGAGTGAGGATAGCTCAGCAAATGTGATTGATGGTTATTCATCAG ATGACAGAGAAACCTGTACTGGCATTGAAATACTCAAGAAGCAATCTAATGCCACAGCTGATGAGGAATCATTACCAGATGATATTCCAGATTGTATATTAAAGTGCAAATCAGTTTATAAGTGCAGGATCTGCCCTCGAATTATCTGTTTGACTGAGGAGACTATGAGGGCCCATCTTAGCTCTAAG AGACATGCTCGATCTGAGAAATTGATGAAGGAAAATAGGCTGAAGGTAATGCTTAACAGTGATGGGGAAATTGAGAACTTGGACGAGGAGACACATGCAGAGAGACATGCTCGAACTGTAGCTCTTGCACAG GCTAAAtcgacaaagaaaaataaagggcGGCAGCGGcaaaggaagagaataaaaaagagg AAAGAGGGGAACGCTGCAAGCATGGAGAAaacaacatcaaaaacaaaaagtcCTCCCAAGAAAAGGCGTAAAAATGAGAAGTGA
- the LOC133698798 gene encoding histone chaperone ASF1B-like — protein MSAVNLTNVTVLDNPAPFLSPFQFEISYECLTPLKDDLEWKLIYVGSAEDETYDQLLESVLVGPVNVGNYRFVLQADPPDPSKIRDEDIIGVTVLLLTCSYLGQEFVRVGYYVNNDYEDEQLREEPPPKVLIDKVQRNILSDKPRVTKFPINFYPENTEGAEEPLANDQPAETDGNEERLPASPHHSSDKEGP, from the exons ATGAGTGCAGTGAATCTTACTAACGTTACCGTGCTAGATAATCCGGCGCCCTTTTTGTCCCCGTTTCAGTTCGAGATCTCTTATGAGTGTTTGACTCCTCTTAAAGACG ATTTGGAATGGAAACTAATCTATGTGGGGTCTGCTGAGGATGAAACATATGACCAACTGTTGGAGAGTGTGCTTGTTGGGCCTGTCAATGTTGGAAATTATCGTTTTGTCTTACAG GCAGACCCACCTGACCCATCAAAGATTCGTGATGAAGATATCATTGGTGTCACAGTACTTTTGTTGACGTGCTCTTATTTAGGTCAGGAATTTGTTCGAGTTGGCTACTATGTGAACAATGATTATGAAGATGAGCAGCTTAGAGAGGAACCTCCACCTAAAGTGTTGATTGATAAGGTCCAAAGAAACATCCTATCTGATAAACCCAGGGTTACAAAGTTCCCCATCAATTTTTATCCTGAAAATACTGAGGGTGCGGAGGAACCTCTTGCGAACGATCAACCTGCTGAAACTGATGGAAATGAAGAACGACTGCCTGCTTCTCCTCATCATTCTTCAGATAAAGAAGGGCCTTAA